One Methanolobus sp. WCC4 DNA segment encodes these proteins:
- the proS gene encoding proline--tRNA ligase — translation MAEQEKEAALPSKENFSEWYNDLLQKGEIMDVRYPVKGLYVWFPFGFNIRRNVYDIMRKLLDKDHQETMFPLLIPENEFMKEAEHIKGFEDEVYWVTHGGTSPLDVKLALRPTSETAIYPMYKLWIRSHADMPLKLYQIVNTFRYETKHTRPLIRLREITSFKEAHTVHATWDDAAAQVDEGIRIYTEFYRQLAVPVLASKRPEWDKFPGADYTIATDALMPDGKTLQVGTAHHLGDNFAKTFDITYENEEGEQVYAFQTCYGVSERSIAALISIHGDDKGLVLPPAVAPVQVVIIPIIFKKPEGVLEACEEVKAKLEAAGIRVTMDASDSRPGAKYYKWEMRGVPVRLELGPRDLKNNAAMLARRDTGEKEQVSLDNITEDVQALLDNIHESLYERAMAGVKERIFDCADLGTIKEKLSQGIAKVFWCGEKECGLKIEDEIGAGILGIPTDQEEGCSGKCPVCGSDADTQVYVARTY, via the coding sequence ATGGCAGAGCAAGAAAAAGAGGCTGCGCTTCCTTCAAAAGAGAATTTCAGCGAATGGTATAATGACCTGCTCCAGAAAGGCGAGATCATGGATGTACGTTACCCTGTAAAGGGTCTGTATGTCTGGTTCCCATTCGGTTTCAATATCAGAAGAAATGTTTACGATATCATGCGTAAGCTGCTTGATAAGGACCATCAGGAAACAATGTTCCCTCTCCTTATCCCTGAGAATGAGTTCATGAAAGAGGCTGAACACATCAAGGGATTCGAGGATGAGGTCTACTGGGTAACGCATGGAGGAACCTCTCCTCTTGATGTGAAACTGGCCCTGCGTCCTACGAGTGAGACTGCTATCTATCCTATGTACAAGTTGTGGATCAGGTCACATGCGGACATGCCACTGAAGCTCTATCAGATCGTCAACACGTTCAGGTATGAGACAAAGCACACACGTCCTCTTATCAGGCTCCGTGAGATCACCTCGTTCAAGGAAGCTCACACTGTCCACGCTACATGGGATGATGCGGCTGCACAGGTGGATGAGGGTATCAGGATCTACACCGAGTTCTATCGTCAGCTCGCTGTTCCTGTGCTTGCTTCTAAGAGGCCTGAATGGGACAAGTTCCCTGGTGCGGATTACACCATCGCAACCGATGCTCTTATGCCGGATGGCAAGACCCTTCAGGTCGGTACTGCTCACCATCTTGGTGATAACTTTGCAAAGACATTCGACATCACCTATGAGAATGAAGAAGGCGAGCAGGTCTATGCTTTCCAGACATGTTATGGTGTCTCCGAACGTTCTATAGCTGCCCTCATTTCCATACATGGCGATGACAAGGGTCTGGTACTTCCTCCTGCTGTTGCTCCTGTACAGGTGGTCATAATCCCTATTATCTTCAAGAAGCCTGAAGGTGTCCTTGAGGCATGTGAAGAGGTCAAGGCAAAGCTGGAAGCAGCCGGTATTCGTGTAACCATGGATGCAAGTGACAGCCGTCCTGGTGCAAAGTACTACAAGTGGGAGATGCGCGGTGTTCCTGTAAGACTTGAACTGGGTCCGAGGGATCTCAAGAACAATGCAGCAATGCTTGCACGCCGTGATACCGGTGAGAAGGAACAGGTATCTCTTGACAATATCACAGAGGATGTCCAGGCACTGCTCGATAACATCCACGAAAGTCTTTATGAAAGGGCAATGGCGGGTGTCAAAGAGCGCATATTCGACTGTGCCGACCTTGGGACGATCAAGGAGAAACTTTCTCAGGGAATCGCAAAGGTGTTCTGGTGTGGTGAAAAGGAATGTGGCCTTAAGATCGAGGATGAGATCGGGGCAGGTATACTTGGAATACCAACGGACCAGGAAGAGGGATGCTCCGGCAAATGTCCTGTATGTGGCTCGGACGCAGATACCCAGGTATATGTTGCAAGGACATACTGA
- a CDS encoding ZPR1 zinc finger domain-containing protein gives MSETEACRSFQTRSSCPLCHEELIIRWQGDEIPYFGEVMYVTAACQCSFRFADTLILTQKEPMRYVLRVENLEDLNSRVVRSTSGTIRIPELGIDVEPGSISDSYITNIEGVLDRIYKVVITATKWAKEDGDEEKHSKGLEIQKYLEETIEGKRPLTVVIEDPFGNSAIISDKAQSIVLDKDEAGSLKTGMIVFDATTSDVELDASDSEHQLKE, from the coding sequence TTGAGCGAAACCGAAGCCTGCCGAAGTTTTCAGACGCGGTCATCATGCCCGCTCTGCCATGAAGAGCTTATTATCAGGTGGCAGGGTGATGAGATCCCTTATTTTGGCGAAGTGATGTATGTCACTGCGGCGTGCCAGTGCAGTTTCAGGTTTGCGGATACACTGATCCTTACCCAGAAGGAGCCGATGAGGTATGTGCTCAGAGTGGAGAACCTTGAGGACCTTAACAGCAGGGTCGTACGTTCCACATCAGGCACCATAAGGATACCGGAACTCGGGATAGATGTTGAACCCGGATCGATCTCCGATTCTTACATTACCAACATCGAAGGTGTACTTGACCGGATATACAAGGTAGTCATCACTGCAACCAAATGGGCAAAAGAAGATGGTGACGAGGAAAAACACTCAAAGGGACTTGAGATACAGAAGTATCTGGAGGAAACCATTGAAGGCAAGCGTCCTCTTACTGTTGTGATCGAGGACCCATTCGGTAACAGTGCCATAATCTCTGACAAGGCGCAGTCCATTGTTCTTGATAAGGACGAGGCAGGAAGCCTGAAGACCGGAATGATCGTCTTCGATGCCACTACTTCAGATGTCGAGCTTGATGCAAGTGACAGTGAGCATCAATTGAAGGAATGA